DNA sequence from the Salvelinus sp. IW2-2015 linkage group LG37, ASM291031v2, whole genome shotgun sequence genome:
aattaagttactATTATGaagaaactacaatgttgttgatccatcctcagttttcacctatcacagcaattcaactctgtaactgttttaaagtaatcattggcctcatggtgaaatccctgagctgtttccttcctctctggcaactgcgATAGGAAGGACACCTRtatctttgtagtgactgggtgtattgatacaccatccaaagtttaataacttcaccatgctcaaagggatattcaatgtctgcttgttTTTTACCCAWctaccaataggtgcccttcttWGCTAGGCAttgcaaaacctccctggtctttgtggttaaatctgttgGAAATTCACTGCTCGRCTGAGGGACctgacagataattgtatgtgtggggtagagagatgaggtagtaattcaaaaaacattattattgcacacagagtccatgcaacttattatgtgagttgttaagcaaattcttactcctgaacttatttaggcctgccataacaaagcggttgaatacatattgactcaagcttttcattttttattaatttgtaaacatttctaaaaacatgattccattttgacgttgtgttgtattgtgtgtaggccagtgacaaatcaaaatttaatcaatttcaaattcaggctataacacaacaaaatgtggaaaaagtcaaggggtgtgaatactttctgtaggcactgtatACATATTATGAAAGTGCATAAATATATGaagacataaggtatagatactgtatataggtaAATAGATACACTgcaatatatagatatattgtaGTAAGATTTCCTCAGTATACATTTCCCATCTTCCATTTAGCTAGCTGTTTCAGTATTATAATGcaatttatatacagtattttgattTTTTCTTTTACGTATTAAAACAGGGGGGCTTTTCAGACATGTAYTGTTTAAATCTAGCTTGTCAaattcatttgttttattttagggTATGAAGTTTCCTATTTGTTTCTTCCCATACAGCTCCTAAGATCCATACAGAAGTGTCTAAGCCAACTGTTGTCGAAACAGGGCAAACCCAAGCTCAACCCAAGGCTTTGCAGGTCAAAGTGTCAACTGCTCAAACTCTTCTCCAATGGTTTTCTCTTATTCTTGGTACTTCATTGATCAATGAATATTATTGATTAACCAGAGTCCactccacacacctggttttccaaGTCCAAATAAGCCAGTGATTGAAAGGCAAAGGAAAACCAGGTCTGTAGTCAGCTTATGTTGGGGAGAATCTCTTAACCAAAGACCCATGATGTCTTCAAAGTGTAGAGACCTTGTGTGGCGAGATGATGGTGATGAGTGCGCGTCCGTCCAGCGGGGCAAACACCGGGTACAGCTTCTCCTTGAACTTGCCTGTGAATGTATAGATGTGGGTCTTGGTCTCTGCGTTGTAGAAGGAGATCTGTCCTTCCTCGTAGTCTAGATAGATCCCCATCCGGCGGGCCACCAGACCCAGGGGCAGGGGCGTCTCAGGCTTGGTACAGGCGTAGAACTGGTGCATGCTGCGCCACAGGGTCCAGTAGCCCGTCTGGGGGCTCATGGGGAAGCGGCCCTGGCGTTTGGCACTCGCCGTGGTCAGGCCAACCCGCCAGTAGCCGTTGTTGGCTATGTCGACTTCCCAGTAGTGCCGTCCGGAGGCGTATCCCTCCCAGCCCAGCACGCCAGGCCAGGYGTCGAAGCGCTGGGGACTGAAGGGCAGATTGGACTCAGATATGCCCTCCTGGACCTTGCGGTGGTCATCTGAGAGCTGGAGCCACAGGTGGTTGGTCATGGGGTCAAAGGTCACATcggctacagggaggagagagTTGACAACTTTTTGAAATGTGCTACACATGTTTTACTTCAAccattttaaataacattctgtcATCCATTTTCCACTCTTCGTCTTTTCTATCCTAGTAGTACCAATATTTTGTTGTAGTTTAAGGTTTGggcaaaatgtatgaaaatgcttTAAATGTATACTTTTATTCATTCTTCTTTTCTGTGAttcttttttaatgtattaaTAGTTCATATTAAAGCATGTGTCCAAGTAGACGGATAGTTACCTGATGCACTGATCATCCAGTTCCACACTGAGTTAGGGATGTATCTTGGAGTGCCTGCCTTCCAGGTGCRCTGCTTTGCTGACAGCCACAGCGGAGAAATGCCACCCTGAAAATAGGAACACAGACAAAGTGTATGAATGTAGGTRAAGAATTGTCTTTAATAGTTTAATTTCCACCATATTACTGTGAGCTGAAATGGTACACAgcgtatttggaaagtattcagaccccttcccttttcccacattttgttacgttacagccttattcttaaattgattaaatacattttcccacacgttaatctacacacaataacccataatgacaaagcaaaaacagtttttttgctaattaaaaaagtattcagacctttttgctatgagacttaaaattgagctccagtgcatcctgtttccattgatcatccttcagatgtttctaYAACTTTACCTGTGGTagatttaattgattggacatgatttggaaaggcacacgcgtGTCTATATaagacccacagttgacagtgcaaatgtcagagcaaaaaccaagccatgaggtcgaaggaattgtccgtagagctctgagacaggattgtgtcgaggcacagatctggggaaaggtaccaaaacatttctgcagcattgaaggtccccaagaacacagtggcctccatcattcttaaatggaagaaatttgaaaccacaaagactcttcctagacctggccgcccggccaaactgagcaatcagggaagaagggccttggtcagggatgtgaccaagaacccggtggtcactctgacagagctccagagttcctctgtagagatgggagaaccttccagaaggacaaccatctctgcagcactccaccaatcaggccttttatggtacagtggccagacggaagccactcttcagtaaaatgcRcatgacagcccgattggagtttgccaaaaggcaccaaaaggactcRgaccatgagaaacaagattctttggtctgatgaaaccaagattgcactctttggcctgaatgccaagtgtcacttctggaggaaaccgggcaccatctctatggtgaagcatggtggtggcagcatcatgttgtggggatgtttttcagcttgcAGGGACTTgaagactaatcaggatcgagggaaagatgaacggagcaaagtacagagagatccttgatgaaaacctgctccagagcgctcagggccacaggacaacaaccataagcacacagctaagacaatgcaggagtggcttcgggacaagtttctgaatgttcttgagtggcccagccagagcccggacttgaacccgatcgaacatctctggagagacctgaaaatagctgtgtatcgagctgacaaagcttgagaggatctgcagagaaaaataggagaaactccccaaatcaggTGTGCCTCGagtctgaaggcactatatgcaTATTTGATTATGTAGACTATATAACTGTATAGCTGATTCTCAATCTATGTTTAAGAGGAAATATTGCTAATTTACAATGGATTCAGGCAAGTGTACGACTTAAGAAAATAAGAAGTTGTACATAACATTCTGAGTTATGTTTTATGAGAAGAGCTCTAATAAACTACTTCTCTAACTTAGTGTTGACCACTTTTACAGCTTTTTTCCTTCATTTTTTGGGAggtgtgtatgtttttgtgtttgcttgtgtgtttttgtgtgtgtgtgggcgtgtgtgtgtgtgtgtcgtctcacCTTGCAGTCCTCTTTGAGCAGTGACCAAGTAATGAACTCCAGTAAGGGCAGGAGGTTGATCAGTCTCTTCTTCCTCAGACCCAGCAGACGCAGAACATTGCCTAGCTCATTGCTCTGCACCCCACAACTCTGTGTAGACAGACACATAGCCAGACAGACRTTAATACCAAGTCATCTCTATCAGTCCTATCACACTTTTTAGCCCTYATGCTAAATGGTATCTATTTGGTAGCAAATCTGCAGATAGCAGTTAACCAATGCTGTTTGAATGCTAGGTTATACAAATTGCTATCAGTTTGGAACACCGTTTTCCCCCATTTCCATCCTCGGTAGTGTCCCTTTGTTTCTCATATACATTTGTATCCTTGACCTTGACCCGTCacccctgacctctcacctctgaggCGCTCTGCAGCTCCTTGGCCCACTCCATGATCCTCTGCTGCACTTCCTCATCGGGGTCCTYCTCGCCATCCTtgttttcttcttcctcctcctcctcacatctCTCCTGCACCCAGGGCCTAGCCTTCGCCAGCTGAGGAGGCACAGAGGAATACAGTTGAAGGTTTTCAGTCAAATTCAAAGTCATTTATTTATGAATAAATTGACTTAAAATCGCTAGttatggtgtcctgtgtgaattgaagcATGctccctcttattctctctctctccctctctccatccccttccGGAGGATCTGagcactaggaccatgcctcaggactacctggcctgatgactcctggctgcctccagtccacctggttgtgctgctactccaatttcaactgttctgcctgtgactatggaaccctgacctgttcactggacatgctaccttgtcccgggccTTCTGtttatgactctctctctctgctgtctcgacctctgaatgaccCTGCTCGTCagctatgaacgtttgaacatcttgaagaacaatctgaccttaatggccatgtatcatctccacccagcacagccagaagaggactggccagccctcagagcctggttcctctctaggtttcttcctaggttcctgcctttctagggagtttgtcatagccaccgtgcttctacatctgcattgtttggggttttaggctgggtttccgtatagcactttgtgacatccgctgatgtaaaaagggctttataaataaatttgatgaATTGATAGTTATGATACTTCAAGCGAACATTTGATcgagtacacacacaaaaaaagtctGTATTAGTTTTTTTCTCGCCTTGTCGACGCTGTTGAGCTCATTGGCCCACAGCACAATGAGTTTCCTGCTCTCTTCCAGACTGTGTTCTGTTTTCAGTTCCACAGGGGTCTCTYCTTTACTGGTGCCCTTCSCCGCATCACTGCCACTCTGCAACAAGACAACACAGCAACCAGGTCAATACCATACTGTACATTCTCAATAGTGTGTATAGCTATCTCATCTCAATCATCTTAAAGGCAAAGCAATGGTGTAGAAATTCTGTGGTctccattgacaaagtacagcttgggattgtgtgtgtaatatgtgtttgattcacacacaaaaaaatcctgCAAAAAGGCAAAAACAACTAGGCATCAAATAAATTACTAGATCAAATAAATTCAAAATGRGATCAAATGAATTCAAAATGGGATGGTTGAGAGTGTTTTTTGTTTACGTAACCCTGTTACTGCCTTGGAGGCCAGAAGCCAGGTCAGCACTCCCCACCATATCTCCAACCCCACCTGGCCCCCcttgcatttcaacacattttcatatcatatgctatctgggagGCCCGcgccgaccccccccccctcaaaggtTCCTAGTGAATGACACCAGCCCCTCTAAGCCGGGCCTACTATTTTTCCTTCACCGCACATTTTGCATTAATACAAATAAGGGACAAAATAACACTCACTAATACTATCATACTAACATGGAAATACATGTTTACCTCTGAACTTTCTCAGTTACAGCTTTTGTTCCCTCCTCCCTTGTTCTTTCTATAGAtatatatatccccccccccttccctctctctctctccctttcagggTCCTACTGTACCTTGCAGACTTGGGCCACCTGCTCCTTCCAGTGGTTGATGAAGCGGACACATTCCTGTAGACTGCGCAGGTTCTTCATGCCATGCTGATGAGGGTGTTGctacaagagacacacacacacacacacacacacacacacacacacacacacacacacacacacacatacacatacagtatgaacaGGTAGGCAGGTAAAGGTAGAAAAACAGTACAAAGGAACATATACAGGTAGAAGAGTAGACAATTTAACAGGAAGTGTTTGGGATGGACTGGATGCTGATGTGATGCTGTGAGTGGatgaaggtgtgtgtgcgtgcatgtgtgtagcCTACCGATGAGCGATGTGTGGAGGGGGCACTGCTCTTGCGGGGGCTGGTAGGGGCTGAGCTGTGGGCCTGGAGGTCCTCTTCAGGAAGATTCCAGCGCACCGCCCCAATGGATTGACTCTGGGTAGAGCTCTCCAACTTCAGCTGGGAGTTAAGCTCTGGAGATGAAATAGTGATACAATTAGATTAGAGtggaagaggggtggggggcacaCATACATTTTAGAGTCAGATTTAACTAAGCGTATACATTTAACTTTACGTCAGATTTAATTAAATCAAATGAGTTATTGCTTAAAGGCCCAGTTCAGTCAAAAATgagatttcctgtgttttatatatatttccacactatgaagttggaataatactgtgaaattgggaAGATTGTGAttaatgtccttttagtgtaagagctgtttgaaaagaccgcctgaaatttcagcctgttgtggtgggataaGCTGCGGGCTGATTTTTTCTTGAGTGAAAGAtcagggggctggaacataattgcaaataatttgtagattgcaaactgaccacaagaagcccaaacagatagaatatttgactaaaacataataatttcaaaccttgctttcatttgtatatgatcacatatttacagtgccttcggRaaagtattcagaccccttgactttttMcatattttgttacgttacaaccttaatCTAAAATTKAATACATTTRaaaagtcaacaacaaaaatgtttttaccctttgctataagacccgaaat
Encoded proteins:
- the LOC111960097 gene encoding butyrophilin subfamily 1 member A1; its protein translation is METFKMKSILKVSKLNSQLKLESSTQSQSIGAVRWNLPEEDLQAHSSAPTSPRKSSAPSTHRSSQHPHQHGMKNLRSLQECVRFINHWKEQVAQVCKSGSDAXKGTSKXETPVELKTEHSLEESRKLIVLWANELNSVDKLAKARPWVQERCEEEEEEENKDGEXDPDEEVQQRIMEWAKELQSASESCGVQSNELGNVLRLLGLRKKRLINLLPLLEFITWSLLKEDCKGGISPLWLSAKQXTWKAGTPRYIPNSVWNWMISASADVTFDPMTNHLWLQLSDDHRKVQEGISESNLPFSPQRFDXWPGVLGWEGYASGRHYWEVDIANNGYWRVGLTTASAKRQGRFPMSPQTGYWTLWRSMHQFYACTKPETPLPLGLVARRMGIYLDYEEGQISFYNAETKTHIYTFTGKFKEKLYPVFAPLDGRALITIISPHKVSTL